CGTGCCGATGACCCGCGCGCCCAGCACTTTCGCGGTCTGGAGCGCGGCAACGCCGACGCCCGACGAGACACCCGTGACGAGCAGCCACTGGCCGGCCGCGAGATGGCCCTGCGCGACCAGCATGTCGTAGACCACGAGAAAGACCAGCGGCGTCGCCGCCGCCTCTTCCCACGAGAGCCGCGTGGGCGCGCGCATCGCCTCCCGCGCGTCCATGAGGGCGTACTCGGCGAAGCCGCCGCCGCAGCGCCCCATCACGCGATCGCCCGTCGAGAGGCCGGTGACACCCTCGCCGACCTTCACCACGTCGCCCGCGCACTCGCCGCCGCCGGCTCGGGCCGGGGCGCCCGCCTTTCCCCCCAGGAGCTCGCCACGGTTCAACGAGGTGGCCCGGACCCGGACCAGGATTTCGCCCGGCTTGGGTTCGGGGGTGGGAGTCTCGCGCAGCTCGACCTTCGTGCCGCCGGGACCCGGCGTGATCCAGTAGGCCTTCATGCTGAGCTCCTCGTCCTGGGGTCGTCGACCGGCCCTAGTGCCGTTCCAACTTGTTGATACTAAATCTGTCCACGAACGACGTACACGGTGCCTTCCTAGGCGCGAATAGTTGGAACGGCACTAGTGTATGCCGCGACCGAAGGAGACCTCCTACGTCGTGTACGCGGAGAAGCGCACGGTCTGCGCGCGCGCTTTGTCGTCGGTGATGACGTTGACCACGGCGGGCTTGCCCGAGGCCCACGCCCGCTCGAGCGCCGGGCGGATCTCGTGCGGCTTCTCCACGAGCTCGCCGTGGGCGCCCAGCTCCTGCGCGACCTTGTCGTAGCGGGTGTGGCCGAGCTTCCGCCCCGGCTTGGGCAGCGGCCGCGCCCACGGCGTGTCCGCCGTCCACCCGCCGTTGTTGCTGATCACTACCACGACGGGGATCTGGTGGCGCACCGCCGTGTCGATCTC
The genomic region above belongs to Candidatus Methylomirabilota bacterium and contains:
- a CDS encoding zinc-binding dehydrogenase — encoded protein: MKAYWITPGPGGTKVELRETPTPEPKPGEILVRVRATSLNRGELLGGKAGAPARAGGGECAGDVVKVGEGVTGLSTGDRVMGRCGGGFAEYALMDAREAMRAPTRLSWEEAAATPLVFLVVYDMLVAQGHLAAGQWLLVTGVSSGVGVAALQTAKVLGARVIGTSGSDDKLARLEKLGLDVGIRTRTGDFHDAVMKATDGKGVNLVVNNVGGSVFPECIRVLAFEGRLATVGHLDRVLTSTLDLEALHSRRLTLFGVSNRLRSAAQRAETVRGFVRDLLPRFEDGRLRPLVDKVFGLEDLPAAIKFMESDAQVGKIVVRGRAD